Proteins co-encoded in one Streptomyces roseochromogenus subsp. oscitans DS 12.976 genomic window:
- a CDS encoding class I SAM-dependent methyltransferase translates to MDGDVDALLAEQRDYYRAAAAEYDRPYERVEELRDLLAFVDELPVIGDVLELACGTGQWTARLAERARSVTAVDAAAEVLALARVRTESPTVRFLEADLFEWQPPRRYDTVFFAFWLSHVPPSRFADFWSTVAAALAPGGKAIFIDDGPAAVAATEEEVLANLPVPAALRRLDDGSQYRIVKVFHDVRTLTDDLTALGWSVRIRPVAWNFIGIAEPPTAVG, encoded by the coding sequence ATGGATGGGGATGTCGACGCCCTGCTGGCAGAGCAGAGGGACTACTACAGGGCGGCCGCGGCCGAATACGACCGGCCCTATGAGCGGGTCGAAGAACTGCGGGACTTGCTGGCTTTCGTCGATGAACTCCCGGTCATCGGCGATGTGTTGGAGTTGGCCTGCGGAACGGGCCAGTGGACGGCCAGGCTCGCGGAGCGGGCGCGGTCGGTGACGGCTGTCGATGCGGCGGCCGAGGTCCTGGCGCTGGCCCGGGTGCGCACCGAGTCGCCCACGGTCCGCTTCCTAGAGGCCGACCTCTTCGAATGGCAGCCGCCGCGCCGCTACGACACCGTGTTCTTCGCCTTCTGGCTCTCCCATGTCCCGCCGTCGCGGTTCGCCGACTTCTGGAGCACCGTCGCCGCCGCGCTCGCGCCGGGCGGCAAAGCGATCTTCATCGACGACGGCCCCGCCGCTGTCGCTGCCACTGAGGAGGAAGTCCTGGCGAACCTGCCCGTCCCGGCGGCGCTGCGTCGGCTGGACGACGGCAGTCAGTACCGCATCGTGAAGGTGTTCCACGATGTCCGGACGCTCACGGACGACCTCACCGCGCTGGGGTGGTCGGTTCGTATCCGGCCCGTGGCCTGGAATTTCATCGGCATCGCGGAGCCGCCGACGGCCGTCGGCTGA
- a CDS encoding class I SAM-dependent methyltransferase → MPTLPSAHHGRLTEHEAHTQRSVAESYGTDAERYDRTRPRYPDALVERIIAAGRGRDILDVGAGTGIAGLAFQSAGCTVLGVEPDPRMADFARHKGLEVEVARFEDWDPAGRIFDTLIAGTAWHWIDPVAGAAKAARTLRPGARLALFWNAFRPAREVAEAFGAVYARVLPDSPIYQRAMAGPQSSVGVLARASGGLAQSGAFGEPEQWHFDWDRHYTREEWLDQVPTFGGHGRLPSAELDALLAGLGDAIDAIGGSFTMHYTALVLTSVRTS, encoded by the coding sequence ATGCCCACTTTACCTTCGGCGCATCACGGGCGCCTTACCGAGCACGAGGCACACACGCAGCGGAGTGTGGCGGAGTCGTACGGCACGGATGCCGAGCGGTACGACCGGACCCGGCCCCGCTACCCCGACGCCCTGGTGGAGCGCATCATCGCCGCCGGCCGCGGCCGCGACATCCTCGACGTGGGCGCGGGCACCGGTATCGCCGGACTGGCCTTCCAAAGCGCTGGTTGCACGGTGCTGGGGGTCGAGCCCGACCCACGGATGGCGGATTTCGCGCGCCACAAGGGACTTGAGGTCGAGGTCGCCAGGTTCGAGGACTGGGACCCGGCCGGCCGGATCTTCGACACGCTGATCGCCGGGACGGCCTGGCACTGGATCGACCCGGTGGCCGGCGCCGCCAAGGCGGCCCGCACGCTCCGGCCCGGCGCTCGACTGGCCCTGTTCTGGAACGCGTTCCGGCCCGCCCGCGAGGTGGCCGAGGCGTTCGGCGCCGTCTACGCCCGGGTGCTGCCCGACTCGCCGATCTACCAGCGCGCGATGGCCGGCCCGCAGAGCAGCGTGGGCGTGCTCGCCAGGGCGTCCGGAGGGCTCGCACAGTCAGGCGCGTTCGGCGAACCCGAGCAGTGGCACTTCGACTGGGACCGTCACTACACCCGTGAGGAGTGGCTGGACCAAGTGCCGACCTTCGGCGGCCACGGCCGGCTCCCCTCGGCCGAACTGGATGCCCTCCTCGCCGGCCTCGGAGACGCCATCGACGCGATTGGCGGCAGCTTCACCATGCACTACACCGCGCTGGTGCTGACCAGCGTGCGCACCTCGTGA
- a CDS encoding FAD-dependent oxidoreductase has product MSGTRTAIVVGGGIAGPVAALALRRAGIEATVHESYATTADGIGGGLGIAPNGRAALGLVGLDRVGAPMNAIVLQNHKGRTITEIRQPMQFSWRADLYRRLYDLTLSQGVEVHHGHQLVDVRESDTGIRAVFADGTASEEADALIGADGLRSTVRRLIDPQAPQPRYSGLLGFGAQVHGAGLPPTGDRMYMAFGRRAFFGYQSFDDGTGVWFANLPHSYLTWQQVRQTSNEEWLRRLGEAFAGDGVPALELLRRTSPDDLITAGPMQDLPHVPHWHRGRMVLVGDSAHATSPSSGQGVSLAAESAVELARALRDLPHDQAFAAYERARRARVERVIAQGARSNSGKAAGPVGRVVRDALLPLFARLATPEKMAWQYDHRIRWEDPVAA; this is encoded by the coding sequence ATGTCCGGCACCCGCACCGCCATCGTCGTGGGCGGCGGCATCGCCGGCCCCGTCGCAGCCCTCGCGCTGCGCCGGGCCGGGATCGAAGCCACCGTGCACGAGTCCTATGCGACGACCGCCGACGGTATAGGCGGCGGCCTGGGTATCGCGCCCAACGGCCGTGCCGCACTCGGTCTGGTCGGACTCGACCGGGTCGGCGCCCCGATGAACGCCATCGTGCTGCAGAACCACAAGGGCAGGACCATCACCGAGATCCGCCAGCCCATGCAGTTCAGCTGGCGCGCCGATCTGTACCGACGGCTCTACGACCTGACTCTGAGCCAGGGCGTCGAGGTGCACCACGGCCATCAGCTGGTCGACGTCCGCGAGAGCGACACCGGCATCCGGGCCGTCTTCGCCGACGGCACCGCCAGCGAGGAGGCCGACGCGCTGATCGGTGCCGACGGCCTGCGCTCCACCGTGCGCAGGCTGATCGACCCCCAGGCGCCCCAGCCGCGCTACTCAGGGCTGCTGGGCTTCGGCGCCCAGGTCCACGGCGCCGGACTGCCGCCCACCGGCGACCGTATGTACATGGCCTTCGGCCGCCGGGCGTTCTTCGGCTACCAGTCGTTCGACGACGGCACCGGCGTCTGGTTCGCCAACCTTCCCCACTCCTACCTGACATGGCAGCAGGTGCGGCAGACCTCGAACGAGGAGTGGCTGCGCCGGCTGGGCGAGGCCTTCGCCGGGGACGGCGTCCCCGCCCTGGAGCTGCTGCGGCGCACCTCGCCCGACGACCTGATCACCGCCGGTCCCATGCAGGATCTCCCGCACGTCCCGCACTGGCACCGCGGCCGCATGGTGCTGGTCGGCGACTCCGCCCACGCCACCTCGCCCAGCTCCGGCCAGGGCGTCTCGCTCGCCGCGGAGAGCGCTGTGGAACTCGCCCGGGCGCTCCGGGACCTGCCGCACGACCAGGCGTTCGCCGCCTATGAGCGTGCCCGCCGCGCCCGGGTCGAGCGAGTGATCGCCCAGGGCGCCCGCAGCAACAGCGGCAAGGCCGCCGGGCCGGTGGGCCGGGTGGTCCGGGACGCTCTCCTGCCGCTGTTCGCCCGCCTCGCCACCCCCGAGAAGATGGCATGGCAGTACGACCACCGGATCCGCTGGGAGGACCCCGTCGCCGCCTGA
- a CDS encoding XdhC family protein: MRELAETARQWAAQGRTGVLARPLTEQGFGPRHPADAVLIDQDGRCYGTLYRGVFDEYLAAEAAALPAGHTACVRAVSVHDDDVKRAGMTCGGQAEVLLQSLHTVPARWWDLLAEGADVALITQLDEQHTRVASTVATTAPEGDEGPAQAVARARELLTRRRAGRDARYTDDGLVLIETFPAVPQLVIVGGGELADLLTAQAQLLGWHATVETAAQDAVRRLAERPAAACLIVLSHEPDVDIPVLSAALTSGISYVGALGSRRTQARRAADLVKAGLDEEQLGRIHGPIGLDLGARTPAETALAICAEVLAALDGR, encoded by the coding sequence ATGCGTGAGCTGGCGGAGACGGCCCGGCAGTGGGCGGCGCAGGGACGTACGGGCGTTCTCGCCCGCCCCCTCACCGAGCAGGGCTTCGGCCCCCGGCACCCTGCCGACGCGGTCCTGATCGACCAGGATGGTCGGTGCTACGGCACCCTGTACCGCGGTGTGTTCGACGAGTACTTGGCCGCGGAGGCCGCCGCTCTGCCCGCGGGCCACACCGCATGCGTACGTGCGGTCTCCGTCCACGATGACGACGTGAAGCGGGCCGGAATGACCTGCGGCGGCCAGGCCGAGGTGCTGCTGCAATCCCTGCACACCGTGCCCGCCCGCTGGTGGGATCTGCTGGCCGAGGGAGCCGACGTCGCGCTGATCACCCAGTTGGACGAGCAGCACACCCGGGTGGCAAGCACCGTGGCGACGACGGCGCCGGAGGGCGATGAAGGGCCCGCCCAGGCCGTCGCACGCGCTCGGGAACTGCTCACCCGCCGCCGGGCCGGTCGGGACGCCCGCTACACAGACGACGGACTCGTCCTCATCGAGACGTTCCCGGCCGTACCCCAACTGGTCATTGTGGGAGGAGGCGAACTCGCCGACCTGCTCACCGCGCAGGCCCAGCTGCTGGGCTGGCACGCCACGGTGGAGACCGCCGCGCAGGACGCCGTACGGCGGCTCGCCGAACGCCCGGCCGCCGCCTGCCTCATCGTCCTTTCGCATGAACCGGACGTCGACATCCCCGTCCTGTCCGCCGCGTTGACCAGCGGCATCTCTTACGTCGGTGCGCTGGGCTCACGCCGTACCCAGGCCCGGCGCGCTGCGGATCTCGTCAAGGCCGGCCTCGACGAGGAGCAGCTCGGGCGCATCCACGGCCCCATCGGCCTCGACCTGGGCGCCCGTACTCCGGCCGAGACGGCACTGGCCATCTGCGCCGAGGTGCTCGCCGCCCTCGACGGGCGCTAG
- a CDS encoding TetR/AcrR family transcriptional regulator produces MPTGIALRDAREQLFAAAERVLLRDGANALTSRAVTTEAGVAKGLLHRHFADFDDFLVQFVLDRIGRIEAQAIALRESAGTGRVVDNLTHTLTGLFESIALKIVGLVVSRDAVRTRLREVTGGGIPVLREATDMIRSYLAVERERGRVAADADIEALAPTLIGAAHLLFAGREDTPPATGEVEKVVTTVIADAAA; encoded by the coding sequence GTGCCGACAGGGATCGCTCTGCGCGACGCGCGTGAGCAACTGTTCGCCGCCGCGGAGCGCGTGCTGCTCCGGGACGGGGCGAACGCGTTGACCAGCCGGGCGGTCACCACCGAGGCGGGGGTCGCCAAGGGCCTGCTGCACCGGCACTTCGCGGACTTCGACGACTTCCTCGTCCAGTTCGTCCTGGACCGCATCGGCCGGATCGAGGCTCAGGCCATCGCGCTGCGCGAGTCCGCCGGCACCGGCAGGGTCGTCGACAACCTGACCCACACGCTGACCGGCCTGTTCGAATCGATCGCCCTGAAGATCGTCGGTCTCGTCGTCTCCCGCGACGCCGTACGCACCAGACTGCGCGAGGTCACAGGTGGCGGCATTCCGGTGCTGCGGGAAGCCACCGACATGATCCGCTCCTACCTCGCCGTCGAGCGCGAACGGGGGCGGGTCGCAGCCGACGCCGACATCGAGGCGCTCGCACCCACGTTGATCGGCGCCGCCCATCTCCTGTTCGCCGGACGGGAAGACACTCCACCGGCGACCGGCGAGGTCGAGAAGGTCGTCACCACGGTCATCGCGGACGCCGCGGCCTAG